In Excalfactoria chinensis isolate bCotChi1 chromosome 5, bCotChi1.hap2, whole genome shotgun sequence, a single genomic region encodes these proteins:
- the LOC140253335 gene encoding olfactory receptor 5J3-like, whose translation MAGGNHSAVTEFVLLGFTTMKELLFVVFFLIYITTLVGNLGMIILIRTYPHLHTPMYFFLSHLSFLDICYSSTITPKLLLGLLTGQKVISFHGCLTQLFFYSLFITTEALFLIIMAYDRCMAIHWPLHYLAVMSHRVCVQLVVSSYVAGSLNALVHTTALLQLSFCGPNVLKHFYCEIPPLLQLSCSDTWLNQVLMLLCAGFIITCLVLAILISYTFILLTVCSIRSAEGRNKAFFTCTSHLTAVTLFCGSAAFLYLHPLSSHAEEEKKTASVFYTMVTPMLNPFIYSLRNVEVRSALSRAVRKVPSCGHCQHSSANQILTGATHHSRWSRTLDA comes from the coding sequence ATGGCAGGGGGAAACCActctgctgtgacagagttTGTCCTCCTAGGCTTCACCACCATGAAGGAGCTGCTCtttgtggttttcttccttATCTACATCACCACTCTGGTGGGGAACCTCGGGATGATCATCCTCATCAGGACCTACCCTCATCTTCACACacccatgtacttcttcctcagCCACCTCTCCTTCCTGGACATCTGCTACTCCTCAACCATAACTCCAAAGTTGCTGCTGGGCCTCCTCACTGGGCAGAAAGTAATTTCTTTCCATGGTTGCCTCACGCAGCTCTTCTTCTATTCATTGTTCATCACCACGGAAGCCCTTTTTTTGATCATCATGGCATACGACCGCTGCATGGCCATCCACTGGCCTCTGCACTACTTGGCTGTCATGTCCCACAGGGTCTGTGTTCAGCTGGTGGTGAGCTCCTATGTGGCCGGCAGCCTGAACGCCTTGGTGCACACCACAGCTCTCCTGCAACTGTCCTTCTGTGGCCCAAATGTGTTGAAACATTTTTACTGTGAAATCCCACCACTCCTGCAGCTCTCGTGCTCTGACACCTGGCTCAACCAGGTCTTGATGCTCTTGTGTGCTGGCTTCATCATCACCTGCTTAGTCTTGGCCATCCTTATCTCCTATACTTTCATCCTGCTCACTGTCTGCAGCATCCGCTCTGCGGAGGGCCGGAACAAAGCCTTCTTCACCTGCACCTCCCACCTCACTGCCGTCACCCTCTTCTGTGGCTCTGCAGCTTTCTTGTACCTCCACCCCCTTTCCAGTCATGcggaagaggaaaagaaaacagcctctGTCTTCTACACCATGGTGACCCCCATGCTCAACCCCTTCATCTACAGCCTCAGGAATGTGGAGGTGAGGAGTgccctgagcagagctgtgaggaagGTCCCCTCCTGCGGCCACTGTCAGCATTCTTCTGCCAACCAAATTCTAACAGGTGCCACACATCACAGCAGATGGAGCAGAACCTTAGATGCCTGA
- the LOC140252882 gene encoding olfactory receptor 5B21-like, with the protein MLVLYFSTPLPSSCNCVVMVAEGNRSSITEFVLLGFSEKRGIQAVLFMAFLLIYVVTLLGNAGMIMLIRLDSHLHTPMYFFLCSLSFLDICYSSSITPRVLSDLPASQKVISHSACLAQFYFYAVFATTECYLLAAMAYDRYVAICSPLLYASSMSSRVCALLVAGSYLAGFVNATIHTGLALRLSFCGPNLINNFYCDGPPLYAISCTDPTTNEIVMFLVVGFNMLITCVTILISYTYILLAVLRMHTAASKRKAFSTCASHLAAVILFYASAASMYSRPSSRHSQDLDKVASVFYTMVTPMLNPLIYSLRNQEVKDALGKVMERKCV; encoded by the coding sequence ATGCTGGTTTTGTATTTCTCCACACCTCTGCCTTCCAGCTGCAACTGTGTTGTGATGGTGGCTGAGGGAAATCGCAGCTCCATCACTGAATTTGTGCTCTTGGGATTCTCTGAGAAGAGGGGCATCCAGGCTGTCCTCTTTATGGCCTTCTTGTTGATCTACGTGGTAACTCTGCTAGGCAATGCAGGCATGATCATGCTGATCAGGCTGGACTCCCATCTtcacacccccatgtactttTTCCTGTGCAGCTTGTCCTTCCTTGACATCTGCTATTCCTCCTCAATTACTCCCCGAGTGCTCTCAGACCTCCCAGCATCACAGAAAGTCATTTCCCACTCTGCATGCCTGGCACAGTTTTATTTCTACGCCGTCTTTGCCACCACAGAGTGCTACCTTTTGGCTGCCATGGCGTATGACCGCTACGTGGCCAtctgcagccctctgctctATGCCTCCTCCATGTCCAGCAGAGTTTGTGCCCTGCTGGTTGCTGGCTCATACCTTGCCGGGTTTGTGAATGCCACCATCCACACAGGGCTTGCACTGCGGCTGTCCTTCTGTGGTCCCAACCTCATCAATAACTTCTACTGTGATGGTCCCCCGCTCTACGCCATCTCGTGCACAGACCCCACCACCAATGAGATTGTGATGTTTCTTGTGGTTGGCTTCAACATGCTCATCACCTGTGTGACCATCCTCATCTCCTACACCTACATCCTGCTCGCTGTCCTCAGGATGCACACAGCTGCAAGCAAACGCAAAGCCTTCTCTACGTGTGCGTCCCACCTGGCTGCCGTCATCCTCTTCTatgcttctgctgcttccatGTACTCACGGCCCAGTTCCAGGCACTCCCAGGACCTGGACAAGGTGGCCTCTGTGTTCTACACCATGGTGACCCCCATGCTGAACCCCCTCATTTACAGCCTGAGGAACCAGGAGGTAAAGGATGCTCTAGGGAAAGTGATGGAGAGGAAGTGTGTCTGA
- the LOC140252884 gene encoding olfactory receptor 5AR1-like: MAEENRTLAAEFILEGLSDHPKMKAVLFVVFLLIYIITLLGNVGIIILIQGDPRLHTSMYFFLGSLSVVDICFSSVVTPRTLVNFLSERRTISFTGCTGQTFFYIVFVTTECFLLAVMAYDRYVAICNPLLYSTIMTRRLCMQLVVGSYIGGILNAIIQMAFIVRLPFCGSNVINHFFCDVPPLLALSCASTYISEMILFTLAGIIELSTVATILVSYIFISWAILRIRSAEGRQKALSTCASHLTAVTLLYGTTIFMYLRPSSSYSLNTDKVVSVFYTVVIPMLNPLIYSLRNQEVKGALSRVVERITVQV, from the coding sequence ATGGCGGAGGAGAATCGCACCTTGGCAGCAGAGTTCATTCTTGAGGGCTTGAGTGATCATCCTAAGATGAAGGCAGTCCTCTTTGTGGTGTTTCTGCTCATCTACATCATCACACTTCTGGGCAATGTAGGGATAATCATCCTCATCCAAGGTGACCCCAGGCTCCACACttccatgtacttcttcctcgGCAGCCTCTCAGTGGTTGACATCTGCTTCTCCTCCGTGGTTACCCCCAGGACTCTAGTGAACTTCCTATCAGAGAGGAGGACTATTTCCTTCACTGGCTGCACAGGCCAAACTTTCTTCTACATTGTCTTTGTGACCACTGAGTGCTTCCTGCTGGCTGTCATGGCATACGACCGgtacgttgccatctgcaacCCATTGCTCTACTCAACTATTATGACTCGCAGGCTGTGCATGCAGTTAGTGGTAGGGTCCTACATCGGGGGCATCCTCAATGCCATTATACAGATGGCTTTCATAGTCAGGCTGCCCTTCTGTGGCTCCAATGTCATAAACCACTTTTTTTGTGACGTTCCTCCCCTCCTGGCCCTGTCCTGTGCCAGCACCTACATCAGCGAGATGATCCTCTTCACCCTAGCTGGCATCATTGAACTCAGCACCGTCGCCACTATCCTAGTCTCCTACATCTTCATCTCCTGGGCCATCCTGAGGATCCGTTCAGCTGAAGGCAGGCAAAAAGCCCTCTCTACCTGTGCATCCCACCTGACGGCTGTCACCCTGTTGTATGGAACAACGATATTCATGTATTTGCGCCCCAGCTCGAGTTATTCCCTCAACACAGATAAGGTGGTCTCTGTCTTCTACACAGTGGTGATTCCAATGCTGAACCCACTCATCTACAGCCTGAGGAACCAGGAGGTGAAGGGTGCACTGAGCAGAGTAGTAGAAAGGATTACAGTTCAGGTCTGA
- the LOC140252901 gene encoding olfactory receptor-like protein COR8 → MAEGNSTVGSQFILLGLTGEPELQTPLFIVFSVIYLVTLLGNVGLITVIARSPQLHTPMYFFLCHLSVVDLCYSSVFSPRLLIGFLLDNKTISYSACLTQHFFFLMFVTTEVLLLAVMAYDRYVAICNPLLYTISMPKCLCVKLVAGSYLGGVLNSLTQTCCLLPLPFCGPSIINHYFCDTNPLLKLTCSDSRLNELLLVTFNRTISMTVLLIVVISYGYILISILSIRSARGRHKAFSTCASHLLTVTLFYVPAGLSHMQPGSKYSLDMEKVTAVFYTLLVPMLNPLIYSLRNKDVKEALRRAREKILSQASHCVL, encoded by the coding sequence ATGGCTGAAGGGAACAGCACGGTGGGGAGTCAGTTCATCCTCCTAGGACTGACAGGTGAGCCCGAGCTGCAGACTCCTCTCTTCATAGTGTTCTCAGTGATTTATCTCGTCACCCTGCTGGGTAATGTTGGGCTGATCACAGTGATCGCGAGGAGCCCCCAGCTGCACACTCCCATGTACTTCTTTCTCTGCCATCTGTCTGTTGTTGATCTTTGCTACTCCTCTGTCTTTTCTCCAAGGCTGCTTATTGGTTTCTTGCTGGATAATAAAACCATTTCCTACTCCGCTTGCTTGacccagcatttctttttcctcatgtttgtgACCACAGAGGTGCTCTTGCTAGCCGTGATGGCATATGACCGCTATGTAGCTATTTGCAACCCCTTGCTCTACACTATTTCCATGCCCAAGTGTCTCTGCGTGAAGCTGGTGGCTGGCTCGTACCTGGGGGGCGTTCTGAACTCACTAACACAGACGTGCTGCTTGCTGCCCTTGCCATTCTGTGGCCCCAGTATCATCAACCATTACTTCTGTGACACCAACCCTCTGCTGAAACTCACCTGCTCTGACAGCCGCCTCAATGAGCTTCTGCTCGTCACCTTCAACAGGACCATTTCCATGACTGTGCTCCTCATCGTCGTCATCTCATATGGATACATTCTCATCTCCATCCTGAGCATCAGGTCTGCCAggggacggcacaaagccttctccactTGTGCCTCCCACCTGCTGACTGTCACCTTGTTCTACGTTCCTGCTGGCCTCAGCCACATGCAGCCAGGCTCCAAGTACTCGCTGGACATGGAGAAAGTCACGGCGGTGTTTTACACCTTGCTTGTTCCTATGCTCAACCCTCTGATCTACAGCTTGAGGAATAAGGATGTCAAAGAAGCACTCAggagagcaagagagaaaatACTCTCTCAAGCTTCTCACTGTGTACTCTGA
- the FEN1 gene encoding flap endonuclease 1 yields MGIHGLAKLIADVAPGAIRENDIKSYFGRKVAIDASMSIYQFLIAVRQGAELLQNEEGETTSHLMGMFYRTIRMVENGIKPVYVFDGKPPQLKAGELAKRTERRSEAEKHLQEAQEAGEENNIEKFSKRLVKVTQQHTDECKKLLMLMGIPYVEAPGEAEASCATLVKAGKVYAAATEDMDCLTFGSPVLMRHLTASEAKKLPIQEFHLSRILQDLGLTWEQFVDLCILLGCDYCESIRGIGPKRAVELIKQHKTIEEIIQHIDTKKYPLPDNWLHKEAQKLFLEPDVVNPDDVELKWTEPNEEELVRFMCGEKQFNEERIRNGVKRLSKSRQGSTQGRLDDFFKVTGSITSAKRKEPETKGSAKKKAKTNSAATKFKKGK; encoded by the coding sequence ATGGGGATCCACGGCTTGGCCAAGCTGATCGCCGACGTGGCGCCCGGCGCCATCCGGGAGAACGACATCAAGTCGTACTTCGGGCGGAAGGTGGCCATCGACGCCTCCATGAGCATCTACCAGTTCCTGATCGCCGTGCGGCAGGGCGCCGAGCTGCTGCAGAACGAGGAGGGCGAGACCACCAGCCACCTGATGGGCATGTTCTACCGCACCATCCGCATGGTGGAGAACGGCATCAAGCCCGTCTACGTGTTCGACGGCAAACCGCCGCAGCTCAAAGCCGGGGAGCTGGCCAAGAGGACGGAGCGCCGCTCCGAGGCCGAGAAGCACCTGCAGGAGGCGCAGGAGGCCGGCGAGGAGAACAACATCGAGAAGTTCAGCAAGAGGTTGGTGAAAGTGACCCAGCAGCACACCGACGAGTGCAAGAAGCTGCTGATGTTGATGGGCATCCCCTACGTGGAGGCGCCGGGGGAGGCGGAAGCCAGCTGTGCTACGTTGGTGAAGGCAGGGAAGGTGTACGCGGCCGCCACGGAGGACATGGATTGCCTGACCTTTGGGAGCCCCGTGCTGATGCGGCACCTCACTGCCAGCGAGGCAAAGAAGCTGCCCATCCAGGAGTTCCACCTGAGCCGCATCCTGCAGGACCTGGGGCTGACCTGGGAACAGTTTGTGGATCTGTGCATCCTCCTGGGCTGCGACTACTGTGAGAGCATCCGCGGCATCGGGCCCAAGAGGGCGGTCGAGCTCATCAAGCAGCACAAAACCATTGAAGAGATCATCCAGCACATCGACACCAAGAAGTACCCCTTGCCTGACAACTGGTTGCACAAAGAGGCCCAGAAGCTCTTTCTGGAGCCTGACGTTGTCAACCCCGATGACGTCGAGCTGAAGTGGACGGAGCCAAACGAGGAGGAGCTCGTGCGGTTCATGTGTGGGGAGAAGCAGTTCAACGAGGAGCGCATCCGCAATGGGGTCAAGAGGCTGAGTAAGAGCCGGCAGGGCAGCACGCAGGGCCGGCTGGATGACTTCTTCAAGGTGACAGGCTCCATCACGTCGGCCAAGCGCAAGGAGCCTGAAACCAAGGGGTCAGCCAAGAAGAAAGCCAAGACCAACAGCGCCGCAACCAAGTTCAAAAAGGGGAAATAG
- the TMEM258 gene encoding dolichyl-diphosphooligosaccharide--protein glycosyltransferase subunit TMEM258, which yields MELEAMSRYTSPVNPAVFPHLTVVLLAIGMFFTAWFFVYEVTSTKYTRDIYKELLISLVASLFMGFGVLFLLLWVGIYV from the exons ATG GAGCTGGAGGCAATGAGCAGGTACACCAGCCCGGTGAACCCGGCTGTCTTCCCACACCTGACGGTGGTGCTGCTGGCCATCGGCATGTTCTTCACCGCGTGGTTCTTCGT CTATGAGGTGACATCCACCAAGTACACGCGAGATATCTACAAGGAGCTGCTGATCTCGCTGGTGGCGTCGCTCTTCATGGGGTTTGGTgtcctgttcctgctgctgtgggttgGGATCTACGTGTGA